The Aedes albopictus strain Foshan chromosome 2, AalbF5, whole genome shotgun sequence region atttttgggaaggttattccataagttttaatcgctgaaatttttggaatgcgcttctttttcgtttttgagttatgtccaattttgttgaaaaatgtccaaatgtgtcctataagccttttctttgaaaaatcataactcaagaacgaagcatcgtagaaacaaagtttttttttagaaaatgaaagctaattttctcaggaatcaaaaaaaatattaaaaggaAAAAGATTTacccaaaatttttcaccgttgaggaaattcatgaagaaaagccggaaaaactatgctcgaactcgcgggaaattttcaaaaacatatttttgagaaggtagtttcataagTTTTGATGGCTGAAAATTTttgaatgcacttgtttttcgttcttgagttatggtcaattatgtgaaaaatgaccatataatatatgcgtacatagttatttttaacaaaattgaccataactcaagaaagaaaaaaaaagtccgttccaaaaatttcagcgatcaaagcttatgagaTTACttactcaaaaatatttttttgaaaattttcggcgagttcgggaatagtttttccggcttttctttttaaattttctcaacagtgaaaaaatttgtggaaaatattttccacttaatatgtttttttttattcctgagaaaatttgctttcattttcattaaaaaactttgtttctacgatgcttcgttcttgagtcatgatttttcaaagaaaaggcttctaTAACCTCGCAAACCAAAAAAAAGTGGatcttagggctaaaaatctcgtttaaacagataaaaaaagtgcattccaaaaatttaggCGATTaatgcttatgaaataaccttctcaatttttttttaaatattccacgagttcgggcattgtttttccgacttttctttacgaattttctaaactgtgaaaattttgaagaaaacttttttttttggatttctgagatattttactttcatttcctaaaaaaatctttgtttttatgatgcttcgtttttgaattatgatttttcaaagtaagtagtgtcaggggaaaataggcgaccctgaatttttctaaattattttttgttcatatattcatgagcccagcttgtggaaaaaaattcataaaaatctgagactcttcggcccaatttgtacgataatattAAAAATCCCTTTCTGTCAGAAGATGCCTAGAAGGCTGTCAAGCTATCTTATgtgaacttctttttttttctggggattcccctaggatttccctctgaagatttcttcgggaattccctttttaaatttctcaaggagttagtttcctctggatatttcaatGGAAGAATttgaggaatcctccaagagtctATTTTCAGGGTGTTTCCTCATAGgactccctctgggaattccttcaggaatttccttttctgatgattccttcaggtgttccctcgagggatttctgcagaagttccctctggggattcttctgggattccgccagcagttccttctgatcATTTCTCAGTGGATTTCCCAGAAGTTAGTTCAGTTTGTTACATCTAATGAATCTTCCAGGAGATCTTCAGAAGTTCagaattcagaagtttcttttggggattccctaGGATTGTCActtggggatttcttctggagattttccaggttttttttcgagGTTTCTGCAACAGTTCCCTATtgagatctctccaggagttccctcgggtaaTTCTTACAGCAGTTTCCTCTGTTTTTTTCCCCCTAGGAGTTCCCTAGAGTTTTTTTCAATTCCCCCTGAAGTTCATTCACGCGTTCCTTTTCGAACTCTTGTTGTCGATTCTACCTTTTCCCATTGATTTacattttctgaggaaatcttcaaaggcaattcctggtagaatccccagAGAGAATTTCTGGTACGCAGGGAGGTACTCTAGGCCTAGAAAAAACAAGATCCAGACTTTATTTTTCTGGATTGATCGATGCTTAGTACCCACATATTTACTGCTTCGGGTATATGTGTCCCGAAAGATGCCCTAGATCgctgttttgataaaaaaaaagatgatcTTACCCAATAAGTCTCTGGTGAAATTAATACAGGAAGTCTGGAGAGAATCTTAGAATAAAACCTGGAAAACATCTACATAGTAtaaaaaaactgaagaatttctttgctagtggagcgggcctggtgtgatggttaaagtacgtgactatcacgccgagtatctgggatcgaatcccaatcccgATAAAATCACAATCCATCGGAAGAGAAGTGAtgtgtgagtcccgagatgaatagatgaatctcgttaatacagataaaaaatcttGGCgcaattttttgataatttttgatttttacaCATGCAACCAATAGCTTGAAAACTCATATCTATTGGCAAATTGGCCAACTGTTATAAAAGTTTTGTGCTTTGAGGAATACTTGATCAGCTTGTTTTATCAAACTGTGTTCAGATATCAGCTACAAAAATTTTAGAACATGAACCCACATCTTGTATCTACCTAATGTAACGGCGATGTTTCATTTTACAagagaacatttttaaaattaaaGAGACAATATGATGATCTGTGAATGTATTGCAACCATCGCTTACGCTTGATTAGCTTTATACAACTTGAGAGTTGTGCGACATCAGAAACTAGAGCTAAATTACGTATTTCGGTATAGCATACaggcaaagaataagaatatcaagaatgcgcACTCCGTTGATACTCGGGGGGatactaccgcagcgctatctgcggatgaaagttcaaccttgcgcataccaaaacatacgcacaccaccttctcttatgacatatcacgaacactgttgcagagagcttccaccttgatacgcttagagagcgccacttctcttgtcgcttgacgtttacatagaaaaaggcagGAGATggccaacccgggagcttcttcacagctgccgaacaacgtcagcgtacctaaaaattttggtggtactgtcagattcaaagcggcaagcgctacttttgaaaaggacgaaaatcgacaataacaaaccgcacaaaaaaaaattaaaacattaaacaggaaccttaatttgttgtttccgcttttttgtgataggtaaatgcaaattaagtgcggcatgatgaattttgtttactagaagcgaggGTAAAGGCAAAACagtcggctttcataaaattgataagaaactcatgttttcttctagtgcggttattaagcaccaccaagtaataaattaggttacttatgctaaccttttacagctacatatctggggGCAAAGCCAAAatagaagttaaaaataatcatttgttgatgttttttttcgagtttgatcttcggtttggtctagcatgcgcactgcgcagtcaccaattaataagGAAGACCGTtcaaacatgtgcttttattacatttcttacatcaaataaaaaagaaaaatcaaaataatttcaatttaatgagcattagtttttgcgcttctgttgaatacgtccttttgatacgaaacgctagcctcttgttggcttccactcaccacgaaacaaaaagatgttttcgcatggacaaaaattgttgcgtcagtgaaggatggacccgttgtttacgaacagtagcgacatctgcgatttgcaagtaggtacgtgaaactgagctcatctgtcaagttacgggggggttggaGATGGCATACttcctatttttattctttgatggAGGTATTTCGAAAAGCTTCATATAGACAACCTTGTTTAGGAAGGTTTTAATGAGTATACTGTATTTTGTGAATTTATTTTGGGAAAGTATACCCCTATTGTCAGTTTCTTTACTATTCAGGAAATAATTCCTCATTATTTTGATTTACTCGAAGTGATGTTCCAAGGTACATCGAATATGTAAGTGTTTTTTAATCTCCAAAAATATACGGTGATttcctttaaggttgaaggattcgtcattgacacaatcgtcatcattgaaagttcgaaagcagttttctccttCAAAACTGAGATTTATGCAGTGAAAATGTGTTCACTGTACTCTATTCTTCACCCACAATATAGTGAATACCTTTTCACTgtggaaatttcagttttgagcaagaaaactgctttcgaatttttcaatgatgatgattatttcaatgacgaatcgaCGGCAAGGTTCactcaaatttcaaccatcgcgcaacaataatgacaatgtcacaacctgcatttgttgcgacaatccacccagtttgacataagtttgtcctaacttgaacagaatagtaTAAACATCGCACACCaccagtttagagatttttatgcCTTACATTGTGATTATAGATCGGTGACTTCGAGTCAGTAAAcatcaaacagttttgattttATGGGTTAGTGATAATCGAGttaaaaagtacgcaacaaattcggcttccgttttgtctgcagcaaaaattttcgagatcatgtcattatctgttaccagttgggataaagagtaatcgccgcgccttctttgttgcttgtttggtGCGTCTTTCGTCCGATTCCAAATTCACTGAGTTTTTATTGTCTCTATGTATTTTATGCGACTTTtgttcgcgatttttttttttttttttgtaaaccaatCCGGGTTATAGGAAACATGTTTACGTCGCCGTCTAGTCATTGGCACTTATTCTCTTATTATTTCAAACAGCTTTGCATTAAAGACTCCAGTGGCACTATTCATATCAGTTCACGCCTCGATATAGTTTACTTGTCTTTATTATTTAGTTAAATTCTAATATTTTCATAGTTTACTGAACGTTAATCAAGTATTAGGTACTTCGGGTTCATAGTCGATGGGGGCATTGTTATTAGAAACAAACTGAGATTATTCTATTGGTGAGTGAAATACTTCGTTTTTTCATAATGGGGTTAAAGACTTGAAAACAaatagaaattcattgaaaagaaatggatcattgtagatacgcccgtatgatactagtTACGAGGTTTATATTtgacaaattctccagaaaaattTAACGCCAAGTGAAGAGAATAAAAACGCGGCAGAAAATTTTAAATACAATCAATCACACGCAAATCTTGCTGCGTTCTGTTTCATCAAATGCATATTTATAGGAACTATTCTTGTTAGTTTGATTTGATTCAGTGTCCACTAAACATATACCTATACGCTAAAACTAATAAAATTCCAAAAAATGATGTCGTGAAAACATTCTTGAAACACTGAACGCAAATTTTCTTCCATATTGTAATTGGCAGGTCCGGTCATCAACCTGACCATACCTACCGAGAAAGCACGACTGACGGACTTCCCCATCTCTAATTTCTAAAAAGTGTACGTCAATAATTTCCACCTGTTTGCGCAATACATATACATAATTGTATTTGGCTTTTTACATACATAAAGCTACTAGAGCCCCGCTCAATCAATTATATCAATCTAATACCTCACAGCCAACCAATCGACCCTTACGTTTTGACCACAAAATTCCGACCAACCACACTCGTTGCTGCACTCGCAGTCGGCGTCTGATGCTAGATCTCGGCTCACATTAGCTCTCGTGGTGCATCATCATATGATAATTGATCATTAGCATTCGTGGTGGATGCTGCGCCCAGCGCCTACTTCTCTCGAACGCAGTTTGGCGAATGCGTGTTGTTTCGGAAACCACAAAGGTTTGCTCGAACTGGCGTCGAACATTGCTCCCAACTCCCGTCTATAGAGGAGAGGGGGGGGGGATGCTTCTGGTTTTACATTTCAATGAACCAGCTAGCCAATCATTCGGATCAATTAGTGTTCGACATGATGCTGCTCGGTGTGATTTGTTAAGTGCGCCCAAAGGGATTCCTGCGCTTGTTTGAATTTCGAATGGTAGTTGGCTTTGGTAGTAGGCGCCGCCTGAATCGTTCTGTCGCGGGCTACTGTGATTGCTGCTCAGCCAGCTCATACTGTGACCGAATCAAGTCAATCGCTTCGTGGCCAACTTTGATTTAGGAGTTCATGAAGAATTTGGTATGGGAAAAAAGACGTCATTGTGATTTGCAAATCTGTTGAAAGACAATGTGGCCGACGTGGTCGTGACGACTCGTCAGTAGAGAAAAGACGAGCGTCGAGCGGTATTGGCCGGAGTGCGTCGATCGCCCGGTGCGTGGTCACCGCTGCAACGAGAGTGAGAGTTGTATAAAAACCACCACCTTTTCGGTGGCCACCCATCAGTCAGCTGTGCTCATCTCACCGGTTCAtaaccgagaaaaaaaaatacacttttgGTGTGCGCTGGGACATCATTTCTGCTACGATACGCTCGTTATGAAGGTAGGTCTCCTTCAAGGCAGCTATGTACCGTAGATAGTAACAACTTGGCGTAATTCACCTAGGCGTTCGTAATCTTTCCAATGGCCCTGGCGATCGCCGCCAGTGCAGCAGTCGATGATAGCAAAAAGAGCAAACGGGACCTGTGGGACGATCTCGGAGTGGCGGACGATGTCTCGTTGGAAGGTCTTTCGGCGGACAACCACGAGTTCGAGAACTTCCCAGAGGATCTGGAAGAGTGGAGCCCAGCCGTGCCAGAACCGCAAGTGAAACACGTTGCAGTGCCCTATCCGGTAGAAGTGGAGAAACACATTCCCGTTGAAGTCAAAGTGCCGGTTCCAGTGGAGATCGAGAAGAAGGTTCCGGTTATTGTGGAGAAGAAAGTCCCAGTGATCGTGGAGAAGCGCGTACCCGTCCACATTGATCGCCCAGTGCCATACAGGGTCGAAGTGAAGGTGCCCGTGATTCATAAAGAGTACGTCGAAGTGCCAAGACCATTTCCGGTGAAGGTTGAAAAGCGTATCCCGGTGTTCCTCGATAGGCCAGTCATTGTGGAGAAAACCATCCCACTAACCATTCACATacaagaaaaaaagaagaagaaaactggtTTCCCATTGTGGGGCTGAGAAAGTTTTGTTTTCGTTTATAATTGTTTTGAAAAGACTGAATAAAACTTGTATTCCTGTTGTTAAAGTTTTAAGTTGTAATCGACGTAGTTGGCGGTGTCACCGTATTCAAAATTTCACAGCCTACCTTGTTTCGGCGAGTCACGTGCACCACGTATTTCACCGATTGACATTTAGATTAAACCACGTGCGCCAAAGCAAACAGTGCAAGGACATTGTGCAAATTAAATTAAAGTCCCTTCATATGTACCAACGGGGGGGGATAGGTATTaatatttaaaacaaaatgaAAACGTTTTTGAGGTTACGTTGGTCGAAGCAAGCGCGCACAGTGTGCCACATATTGTGTGTGTGCACTGTGCAGAGATACAACAATTTATTTAGCACCGACCGCAAAACGACGAGAGAGggttgctgcgatgcgacgaAATGGTTGTTGAAACTTGTTCCATTAAAAGGGCTCGATGGGGGAAATGTGTGCACTTACTGCTGAGCTGGTGCAGTGGATTTTGATGTGAATGTGGCTGTGATACTAAACTGTTGTTGAGCGGAGTTTCGGATGTGTCCTACTAGTCGTAGCTTTGCTATGATCGATTCCTCGGATGAAGTTTTCGGCTGGAGAATAGGGTGGGGATGGGTGGAGTTAGAATTTCAAtttaaattgttgatgttttattCATCATGAAAATCCTCCGTCGAGATGAGCACGTTGTTAGTCGATCGAGAGGAAGTGGAgaagttttcgtttattttttgtAAAGTCCATTTGACGGGGCTGCCGAGCTGCATAAGTACATCGACTATCACGGTTGTTGGATGTTGGAAAATGTGTGTAATTGAATTTAGTTTTCGGAGTTTAATATTGAATTTGTGATAATTTTGGTGCAGTTTCAGCGGAATAGAAGGAAAACGTAGAGAATGATGCTACTTATGCCGTTTTCGTATTTATACCAAGGAAATAACTGAGTCAGtggagaaaaataacattttttttttcaaacgaatcTAAATTGAGTCCAAATTATCACTGCAATTTGTTTCAGGTTGTGCAGTTCTGGTACATAAGGTCATACCGATCAACTTTTCGATTGAAATCAAAGTAGGTCGGTTATGGCATGGGTTTTCCATTTTTCATAACCATGGACTTCATACATGCAATTTTAGGCACTTCAAAACAATGGATGCGGTAAGAAAAATTGATTGTGTGGGGAAAACTGACCTACTTTAATGTTTGATGTGCATACAACGAAGGAGAACACATGCGATACTCTCAATCTGTGAAATCTGAAAGAATAACACACCAAACAGCGAACCAGTCAACGCACATATTACTctaactgcaaaaaaaaaacgttgtcaATCGAAGTAGGCACCGTGCCGCGTTTGGTTTGGCGGAGGAGGGTAGAAACAACAAAACAGGAACAGCAGGCTTAGAGCTCATAACCGGCACAGGGAAGCGAAATGTTTTTCATCCGGTGATGTTCACTGCTGAAACGACGTATCTATCGTCGAACAGAACAACAAACAGCAATGTATCAGTTTCCTGGCTGCCTACATTGGCAGTTTGAGCTTGTTTACGGGTCATATTTGACGATTGCCAGtgtaattttcagatttttttttctgtgcacaTGTTGAAATTTAAAACGATGGGAAATTCGAACTGCTAGGTTTTTTGCAATCTCAATTGCGCTTCTAAATTTTTATTCCAAGTTGATTTTCATAGATTGACATACATGTAGAGTATGTATAGATGTTTTTCCTTTAATATTAGAataccacgaatattttttcaagggctgtttgcagttcagaaggaatttctcagcctatcttgatgcatgggaaatctcttgcctgaatcgctcaagaaaccggttttctGCGGTCGCAGTATGCAGTTgcaaagaaatgacagttcataTGGCAATCataatacagtcgactctctacatgtcgatgttctacatctcgatatctctccatatctcgatggtttggtcagtCCCTTCAATCTAcacacattttacctttctacttgtcgatatctccttatctcgatatctctctatctcgatgcgatctcgatcGTTTTTGTTCTAGGTTTTCTCTCCATGTGTCGATATGCCCGtatttacaggttgctagatctcgtttcttaggagcaaaacattctgggaaagcgaagtgacatttgtttgttgatggtttttcctagttacggacggtttttcaatctagtgtgcatttcaaattggttcttgaattcgatctctccctatctcgatcattggcgtagctaggattttttttctggagggggcccaggggggaggcctgacttgagatgacttttaagcggcatggtcgcgcgatatgtgaatatgcaaatcggcattgcagttttaaggaatcaaatgactgttttagagTTGCTCGTATTGTTTTTTAAACTATaaactccaggaattttgcagtgattccatcatggattcatccagagattccttcaacaattcatccagagattccttcagacatatcttcgaggatttttcctaaAGATATAgaggttcttccagtgattgttccagtgctgttttcgcggtttccttcaggaatttctccagagatggtttatggtattccttcagagatttcttcagggatttctccatgtactccttccagaattccagaattatttgaaatatttgt contains the following coding sequences:
- the LOC109409792 gene encoding titin translates to MKAFVIFPMALAIAASAAVDDSKKSKRDLWDDLGVADDVSLEGLSADNHEFENFPEDLEEWSPAVPEPQVKHVAVPYPVEVEKHIPVEVKVPVPVEIEKKVPVIVEKKVPVIVEKRVPVHIDRPVPYRVEVKVPVIHKEYVEVPRPFPVKVEKRIPVFLDRPVIVEKTIPLTIHIQEKKKKKTGFPLWG